One part of the Lentimicrobiaceae bacterium genome encodes these proteins:
- a CDS encoding prolyl-tRNA synthetase associated domain-containing protein: MEATHCKNLFLRNHKGNRHYLVDFEYTHTIAIHDLEQRLKQGKLTFASEKRLMENLGLTPGSVTPFGLINDKNHHVHVFLDENLQKVQKISFHPCINTASIVITFSDFIRFMDWMGNSYEFVKLYD; the protein is encoded by the coding sequence ATTGAGGCTACCCATTGCAAAAACCTGTTTTTACGCAATCATAAGGGAAATCGTCATTACCTTGTTGATTTTGAATACACCCATACCATCGCCATCCACGATCTGGAGCAACGGTTAAAACAGGGAAAACTCACTTTTGCTTCCGAAAAAAGATTGATGGAAAACCTTGGTTTAACGCCTGGTTCGGTAACTCCTTTTGGTTTGATTAACGATAAAAACCATCATGTTCATGTTTTTCTGGACGAAAACCTGCAAAAAGTACAAAAAATCAGCTTTCATCCCTGCATCAATACGGCATCTATAGTTATAACTTTCAGCGACTTTATCCGATTCATGGATTGGATGGGAAACAGTTATGAGTTTGTTAAATTATACGATTAA
- a CDS encoding ABC transporter ATP-binding protein translates to MQIQLENIGKRFNDDWIFSNINLSLESGQSYAIVGSNGSGKSTLMQVIAGKIQQSQGTLHYFKDGKVIPPDKIFRFLSLAAPYQELIEEFTLSQHLDFHRRFKSIRDNKSNKQIQSLLGAKFTLNKPVRNYSSGMKQRLKLALAILSETSLLLLDEPVTNLDDEGIAWYQQLLQENDWQRLTVICSNRHDEEYRICKHFIEVEDYKR, encoded by the coding sequence ATGCAAATCCAGCTCGAAAATATAGGCAAGCGATTCAACGACGACTGGATTTTTAGCAATATCAACCTTAGCCTTGAAAGCGGTCAGTCGTATGCCATTGTGGGAAGCAACGGTTCGGGAAAGTCCACACTGATGCAGGTAATAGCCGGTAAAATTCAGCAGAGCCAAGGTACCCTTCACTATTTTAAGGATGGGAAAGTCATTCCACCGGATAAAATATTCCGTTTTTTGTCATTGGCAGCTCCTTACCAGGAACTCATCGAAGAATTTACCCTTTCGCAGCACCTCGACTTTCACCGCAGGTTCAAATCCATTAGGGATAATAAAAGTAATAAACAGATACAAAGTTTACTGGGTGCTAAATTTACTTTAAACAAACCAGTACGAAACTACTCTTCGGGAATGAAACAACGCCTTAAACTTGCCCTTGCTATTTTGAGTGAAACATCCTTGCTGCTGTTGGACGAACCTGTTACTAATTTAGATGATGAAGGAATTGCTTGGTATCAGCAACTGCTCCAAGAAAACGACTGGCAACGTTTAACGGTTATTTGTTCAAACCGGCATGATGAGGAATACCGTATCTGTAAACATTTTATTGAGGTGGAAGATTATAAAAGATAA
- a CDS encoding VCBS repeat-containing protein → MKKSLLLLNVFFLINIAKSQSFIDIKAPLTPTFNSAVNWADFDLDGDLDALVTGENYNGKTKNIVTRIYENKRNDHFVSLKINLMPVTRGASDWGDYDNDGDMDLLLTGETTGGKVYAKIYANHRSGRFYDTKIPLEGIADGSALWVDINNDGWLDIILSGLNVKGIPTIKVYRNEGKNCFTEVYTTLLPVFYGKIAVADYDRDGDMDLLCCGKTNKNAVISKVFRNDGTFRFTDINANLTPVFQAACDWGDYDRDGNPDIALCGQTASRTLVTKVYKNTGNNKFTDTKSVLPPVRSGSICWGDCDMDGDADLLITGDAGNNNIISAVYINNGNKGFYISKSKLHGVYLSDARWGNYDNDTDLDILLAGLDKYYNPVTKIYKNQIRSKPASGCRPEVKAPVTKIVTPQNFWISNYEVPEKKKPAWFVVWATCYCFPDSVFKFDTTYNNKLNAFVSNVFFVKPDSYSLHETYNGMILIDLKNWSAIDQGYRSVGFTTEKEANKLRDFLINDYLENGFTLHDIVFTAKDIEKIKWYPGSIVKLEEDRANWDIPWSNEYMNKEIDKISLPTQ, encoded by the coding sequence ATGAAAAAAAGTTTACTGCTACTGAATGTATTTTTTCTTATCAACATCGCTAAATCTCAGTCTTTTATTGATATTAAAGCCCCGCTTACCCCTACTTTTAATTCAGCAGTTAACTGGGCTGACTTCGATTTGGATGGCGATCTGGACGCATTGGTTACCGGTGAAAATTATAATGGAAAAACAAAAAATATAGTAACCCGTATTTACGAAAACAAACGCAACGATCACTTTGTTTCATTGAAAATCAACTTGATGCCTGTAACACGCGGTGCTTCCGACTGGGGCGATTACGATAACGACGGAGATATGGACCTGCTGCTCACTGGCGAAACCACTGGTGGCAAAGTGTATGCTAAAATTTATGCCAACCATCGTTCAGGCAGATTTTACGATACAAAAATCCCTCTCGAAGGTATAGCCGACGGTTCTGCACTTTGGGTTGACATAAACAACGATGGCTGGCTCGACATCATCCTCTCCGGATTAAATGTAAAGGGCATTCCCACAATTAAAGTGTATCGAAACGAGGGAAAAAATTGTTTTACTGAAGTTTATACCACTTTATTGCCCGTTTTTTATGGAAAAATTGCCGTTGCCGATTACGACCGCGACGGAGATATGGACCTGCTCTGCTGCGGAAAAACCAATAAAAATGCCGTAATTTCCAAAGTTTTCCGAAACGATGGCACTTTCCGTTTCACCGACATCAATGCCAATCTTACGCCTGTATTCCAGGCAGCGTGCGACTGGGGTGATTATGATCGCGATGGTAACCCTGACATTGCACTTTGCGGACAAACGGCTTCAAGAACTCTTGTTACCAAAGTATATAAAAATACAGGCAACAATAAATTCACCGATACAAAATCCGTTTTGCCTCCTGTTCGCTCAGGATCAATCTGCTGGGGCGACTGTGATATGGATGGCGATGCCGACCTGCTTATTACCGGTGATGCCGGGAATAACAACATTATCAGCGCAGTATATATAAACAACGGAAACAAAGGATTTTACATCAGCAAATCGAAACTGCACGGAGTTTACCTTAGCGATGCACGCTGGGGCAACTACGACAATGACACCGACCTCGACATTTTGCTGGCAGGCTTGGATAAATATTATAACCCTGTTACTAAAATTTATAAAAATCAAATCCGCTCAAAACCGGCTTCCGGTTGTCGTCCGGAAGTAAAAGCTCCTGTTACAAAAATTGTTACACCCCAAAATTTCTGGATTTCCAACTACGAGGTACCCGAAAAAAAGAAACCAGCCTGGTTTGTGGTTTGGGCTACCTGCTATTGTTTCCCCGATTCGGTGTTTAAATTTGATACCACTTACAACAATAAGCTTAATGCCTTTGTAAGCAATGTTTTTTTTGTTAAACCCGATTCGTACAGTTTGCACGAAACCTACAATGGCATGATTTTGATAGATTTGAAGAACTGGAGTGCCATTGATCAGGGGTATCGCTCGGTAGGGTTTACAACCGAAAAGGAAGCCAACAAACTCAGGGACTTCCTGATTAACGATTATTTAGAAAATGGATTTACATTGCACGACATTGTGTTCACGGCAAAAGATATCGAAAAAATCAAGTGGTATCCGGGTTCAATTGTTAAACTTGAAGAAGACAGAGCCAATTGGGATATACCATGGTCAAACGAGTATATGAACAAGGAAATTGACAAAATATCCCTTCCGACACAATAA
- the lpxA gene encoding acyl-ACP--UDP-N-acetylglucosamine O-acyltransferase — translation MNQPLAYVHPQAKIAKNVVIEPFVNIEQNVEIAEGSWIGSNVTIMEGARIGKNVKIYPGAVIAAIPQDLKFDGEETIVRIGNNTTIREFVTINRATKANWETVVGDNCLIMAYVHIAHDCVIGNNCILANAVTLAGHINVDDWAIIGGLSAIHQFVNIGAHSMISGGSLVRKDVPPYTKAAREPLSYAGINSIGLRRRGFTTEKINEIQDLYRYIFLKGLNVSQACDTIEREMPATSERDEIISFVGNSSRGIMKGYSKGRGE, via the coding sequence ATGAATCAACCATTAGCCTACGTACATCCCCAGGCAAAGATTGCTAAAAATGTAGTAATCGAACCCTTTGTCAATATCGAACAAAATGTAGAAATTGCAGAAGGAAGCTGGATTGGCTCCAACGTAACCATTATGGAAGGCGCCCGTATCGGGAAAAATGTAAAAATTTATCCCGGTGCCGTAATCGCCGCTATTCCGCAAGACCTTAAATTTGATGGGGAAGAAACTATTGTTCGCATCGGAAATAATACCACCATCCGTGAATTCGTAACCATAAACCGGGCTACAAAAGCCAATTGGGAAACAGTAGTAGGAGATAACTGCTTAATAATGGCATATGTACATATTGCCCACGATTGTGTGATTGGCAATAACTGCATTCTCGCCAATGCAGTTACATTAGCCGGACATATCAATGTGGACGATTGGGCAATCATAGGGGGACTGTCGGCTATACACCAGTTTGTGAATATAGGAGCCCATTCAATGATATCCGGTGGTTCATTGGTTCGTAAGGATGTGCCTCCTTACACAAAAGCTGCCCGTGAACCTCTTTCTTACGCTGGCATTAATTCCATTGGCTTACGACGCAGAGGCTTTACCACTGAAAAAATTAACGAAATACAGGATTTGTACCGTTATATTTTTCTTAAAGGACTTAATGTTAGCCAGGCATGTGATACGATTGAACGCGAGATGCCGGCTACCTCCGAACGGGATGAAATTATTTCTTTTGTTGGTAATTCGAGCCGTGGCATAATGAAGGGCTACTCAAAAGGACGCGGAGAGTAA
- a CDS encoding gliding motility-associated C-terminal domain-containing protein, whose product MRKIIPFAFFILLFFSIIPAFPQEAQLETDEGLGKYDYIEKDDSTWVHWATTLNSWTSANVKVKVNNQTVDYPSYWMHDGTSPWIKHLSSIQEVSNKHFNATDWIAGAKVSLTLQLNGVDKANYNNEMALVDVATQSVVNNKLQNATNQLVLQFSVDIGSLSGITLKGLWVKNFGSLSEATDINKVKIYYEDGTTFSYDGNEAGGDELYGTWTPSTATDNIWGKDEDPGGAYNGLNIAINPGVKKLFYVVIESFKAGVTYGRTAQFGINTDGMQFNQQGADKKLLVRIDAHKNASVLPLVSCSDVIHYWSFNASTGYINPDISLTTPAATITNDFIPSSLNNAYTGTLLNATTGTPAGQGLTVLVNTALQNNNKHLFLNIPTTGYKNVIVSYALRKSGNAPSAGTGFQSHDIHYTTDGTTWIPFITYTIDPQPIEVFGLKTLDFSGVAGVENNPNFKVRFTMKGGSNSNGNNRFDNIKINAIDINLPSIANQPVSPGVCENSSATFTVVANGSSLNYQWYLCQPGGVWGTISGETSASYTTPATTLAMNGNMYYCEVWSSVNPGCNRIISNVATLTVNELPEVSISGTYGPYCTFNPAVTLTGTPAGGTFSGPGVTGNQFNPATAGAGSHAIVYSFTDGHSCSNTDDITIVVNPDLPVSVTISTTDPTTICEGGTVNFTANVTNPGSAPAYQWKLNGNPITGAISQNYAYTGTVPGGNISCTVTSNATCATGSPATSSATQVTINPNLPVSVTISTTDPTTICEGGTVNFTANVTNPGSAPAYQWKLNGNPITGAISQNYAYTGIVPGGNISCTVTSNATCATGSSATSSAIQVTVNPNLPVSVTISTTSPTTICAGTSVIFTATPTNGGATPSYQWKVNTSNAGSNSATFEYIPANNDVVSCVLSSSEACTSGNPATSNSITMTVNPLLTVSLSIEADPGTSVCAGNSVTFTATPVNGGTTPVYQWYVNGGTVGANNPVYTYTPNNNDNVYCMITAGTEVCTTQPSVTSNTILMTVNDQLPIIVDVTADPGTSVCEGEAISFQATVNNPGTSDVFQWYLNSSAVGGNSSSYTLSTPADGDEVYCIVTSSLACATGSPAQSAVQIIEILSVLNVEITISADPSGTVCEGEPVTFTADANAGSNPNYDWLVNDVSTGVTTVTFTPVPTLNNNDKVQCKVTSISSCAINNPATSLPIIMSVSAPEIVTVTISSTQGNNVCSGTTVDFTSAVDHGGTSPAYTWKVNGISMVTTPNYSYQPNDGDIVTCEVVSNEACVSPVPPNAAVSNSITMTVVATSVAQINITSDAGNSVCENTQVNYTATYQNEGTNPIFQWKVNGSNQGTNSSTFSFIPVDGDKITCELTSNQACVSNPIVTSNEIIMTVSSQITVSVTISPSGIAQACEGEPITFTAYPVGGGTNPAYTWYLNDNPQIETTSSFTLLNPADGDEVYCKLTSDILCATGNPAQSPVTIVEIVANLVPAVSIADPPIICEGNSFTVTAIPVNGGTPSYQWYLNNIPAGTNNVNFDFVPADGDEVYVVMTSSFNCATPNTATSNTITFGVSNSIPVSVTISISGNPGNTICEGTTVSFLADGQNGGTNPTYEWFVNGVSQGAASTINSFSYKPVNNDIVSCIFNSDLTNCVTGNPATSNLLAMQVASLVDVQLSISSSEGNNICEGTEVTFTASPVNGGNNPVYQWTVNNSPVGTNSNEFIYTPSDSDEVNCYIVPDVVCPPSGTIFATPISFIVSEGLEVSISITADLNTEVCQGDIVEFTANANNGGSNPLFEWQVNGSTKSNNAVFYYAPSDGDQIQCLYTSDLNCAINNPAHSNSFLMTVHNAPQIDLSSEEYLCAGTPVILDAGAGFSNYLWQDGSAGQTFTASDKGIYWVQVTDGFGCVGNDTVEMKLCFSDLKLPNAFTPNGDGLNDKFNGLIDPDVVTKYQIRIFNRWNELLFEGTDPHNGWDGSKNSNPCPAGAYIWEVAYDTQNNQGITITEHKRGTVMLIR is encoded by the coding sequence ATGAGGAAAATAATTCCTTTTGCCTTTTTTATATTATTATTTTTTAGCATTATACCGGCTTTTCCCCAGGAAGCACAGTTGGAAACCGATGAAGGATTAGGAAAATATGATTATATCGAAAAAGACGATTCCACATGGGTACACTGGGCTACTACCTTGAATTCGTGGACAAGTGCAAATGTAAAAGTTAAAGTTAATAATCAAACAGTAGATTATCCATCCTATTGGATGCACGATGGCACTTCTCCATGGATAAAGCATTTAAGCAGCATTCAGGAGGTAAGTAATAAACATTTTAATGCTACGGATTGGATTGCGGGGGCAAAGGTGAGCCTGACGCTTCAGTTGAACGGAGTTGATAAAGCTAATTACAACAATGAAATGGCTTTGGTGGATGTAGCCACGCAAAGTGTGGTCAACAATAAATTACAAAATGCAACTAATCAACTTGTTTTGCAATTTTCTGTTGATATAGGGTCGTTAAGCGGAATTACCTTAAAAGGTCTTTGGGTTAAAAATTTTGGTAGCCTTTCGGAGGCTACCGATATTAATAAAGTGAAAATTTACTATGAGGATGGAACTACTTTTTCGTATGATGGAAATGAAGCCGGAGGGGACGAGCTATACGGAACATGGACACCCTCAACTGCAACTGACAATATCTGGGGAAAAGACGAAGACCCCGGCGGAGCCTACAACGGATTGAATATTGCTATAAACCCCGGAGTGAAAAAATTGTTTTATGTTGTGATTGAAAGTTTCAAAGCAGGTGTAACTTACGGACGTACTGCCCAGTTTGGCATAAATACCGATGGAATGCAGTTTAACCAGCAGGGTGCTGACAAAAAATTGCTTGTCAGGATAGATGCTCATAAAAATGCCAGTGTGCTTCCGTTGGTAAGCTGCTCTGACGTTATTCATTACTGGAGCTTTAATGCCTCTACTGGTTATATCAACCCTGATATTAGTTTAACTACCCCAGCAGCAACAATTACCAATGATTTTATACCCTCATCTCTTAACAATGCATATACAGGCACTTTGCTAAATGCCACAACTGGCACACCTGCCGGACAGGGCTTAACTGTACTGGTAAATACAGCATTGCAAAATAATAATAAACATCTGTTTCTGAATATACCCACAACAGGTTATAAAAATGTTATTGTAAGTTATGCTTTAAGAAAATCAGGAAATGCTCCAAGTGCAGGAACGGGGTTCCAAAGTCATGATATTCATTATACAACTGATGGTACCACATGGATTCCTTTTATAACTTATACTATAGATCCACAGCCAATAGAAGTTTTTGGATTAAAAACACTTGATTTTTCAGGCGTTGCAGGGGTAGAGAATAATCCAAATTTCAAGGTACGATTTACAATGAAAGGAGGTTCAAATTCGAATGGCAATAACCGTTTTGATAATATTAAAATAAATGCTATAGATATTAACCTTCCTTCCATTGCCAACCAGCCGGTATCGCCGGGTGTTTGCGAAAATTCATCTGCAACATTCACTGTTGTAGCCAATGGTTCTTCACTCAACTATCAATGGTACTTATGTCAGCCCGGAGGGGTTTGGGGAACAATAAGCGGGGAAACATCTGCAAGTTATACAACTCCCGCTACCACTTTGGCAATGAATGGTAATATGTATTATTGCGAGGTCTGGAGCAGCGTAAATCCTGGTTGTAACAGAATAATATCGAATGTGGCAACACTTACGGTGAATGAACTTCCGGAGGTTTCCATTTCAGGCACTTACGGTCCTTATTGTACTTTCAATCCTGCTGTAACCCTAACCGGCACACCTGCCGGAGGAACTTTCAGCGGTCCGGGCGTTACCGGAAACCAGTTTAACCCTGCAACGGCGGGAGCCGGAAGTCATGCCATTGTTTATTCTTTTACCGACGGGCACAGTTGTAGCAATACCGATGATATTACGATAGTTGTAAACCCCGATTTACCAGTAAGTGTTACAATTTCAACTACCGACCCTACTACCATCTGCGAAGGTGGAACAGTAAATTTTACTGCAAATGTTACCAACCCCGGAAGTGCACCTGCTTACCAATGGAAACTCAATGGAAACCCGATTACCGGAGCCATATCGCAAAACTATGCCTATACCGGCACTGTTCCCGGAGGCAACATCAGTTGCACAGTAACTTCCAATGCTACCTGTGCCACCGGAAGTCCTGCTACATCGTCGGCGACTCAAGTAACCATTAACCCGAATTTACCAGTAAGTGTAACTATTTCAACAACCGATCCTACTACCATCTGCGAGGGTGGAACAGTAAATTTTACTGCAAATGTTACCAACCCCGGAAGTGCACCTGCTTACCAATGGAAACTCAACGGAAACCCGATTACCGGAGCCATATCGCAAAACTATGCTTATACCGGCATTGTTCCCGGGGGCAACATCAGTTGCACAGTAACTTCCAATGCTACCTGTGCCACCGGAAGTTCGGCTACGTCGTCGGCGATACAAGTAACCGTAAATCCGAATTTACCAGTAAGTGTTACAATTTCAACTACCAGCCCTACTACCATTTGTGCCGGAACATCAGTTATTTTCACTGCAACGCCAACCAATGGCGGTGCAACGCCTTCCTACCAATGGAAAGTGAACACCTCGAATGCCGGTTCGAATAGTGCTACATTTGAATACATACCCGCAAATAATGATGTTGTAAGCTGTGTGCTTTCTTCAAGTGAAGCATGTACTTCGGGCAATCCTGCCACTTCCAATTCAATCACAATGACGGTTAACCCATTGTTAACCGTAAGCCTAAGCATCGAAGCCGACCCTGGTACATCCGTTTGTGCCGGAAATAGCGTTACTTTCACTGCTACCCCGGTTAATGGCGGCACAACGCCTGTTTACCAGTGGTATGTAAATGGAGGAACGGTAGGTGCAAATAATCCGGTTTACACTTACACACCCAACAATAATGACAATGTTTACTGCATGATAACTGCAGGCACTGAAGTTTGTACGACGCAACCATCAGTTACATCTAACACTATTTTGATGACCGTAAACGATCAGTTACCAATCATTGTTGATGTTACTGCCGACCCTGGGACATCTGTTTGCGAAGGTGAAGCCATATCTTTTCAGGCAACAGTTAATAATCCCGGCACTTCCGACGTTTTTCAATGGTATCTGAATTCATCAGCCGTAGGTGGCAACAGTTCATCCTATACTCTTTCAACTCCAGCCGACGGGGATGAAGTTTATTGCATTGTAACTTCCAGCCTTGCTTGTGCTACGGGCAGTCCTGCCCAGTCAGCAGTTCAAATAATTGAAATTCTTTCTGTATTAAACGTTGAAATAACTATTTCTGCCGACCCTTCGGGTACCGTTTGCGAAGGCGAACCGGTAACTTTTACTGCCGACGCCAATGCCGGTAGCAATCCTAATTACGACTGGCTTGTAAACGATGTAAGTACCGGGGTTACTACGGTTACGTTTACCCCTGTTCCCACTTTGAACAATAATGATAAAGTACAATGTAAGGTTACTTCAATATCAAGTTGTGCTATAAATAATCCGGCTACTTCTTTACCGATCATTATGTCGGTTTCAGCCCCTGAAATAGTTACAGTAACAATATCTTCGACTCAGGGAAACAATGTTTGTTCGGGTACAACGGTTGATTTTACTTCGGCTGTAGATCATGGAGGCACTTCGCCTGCATACACCTGGAAGGTAAACGGAATTTCGATGGTAACTACTCCGAATTATTCATACCAGCCAAACGACGGTGATATTGTAACCTGTGAGGTAGTTTCAAACGAAGCCTGTGTAAGCCCGGTTCCTCCAAATGCAGCGGTATCAAATTCCATCACAATGACGGTCGTTGCTACTTCGGTTGCCCAGATAAATATTACCTCCGATGCAGGAAACAGCGTTTGCGAAAATACACAGGTTAACTACACAGCAACTTATCAGAATGAAGGTACAAATCCCATTTTTCAATGGAAAGTAAATGGAAGTAACCAAGGAACAAACAGCAGTACTTTTTCATTTATTCCGGTTGATGGTGATAAAATTACCTGCGAATTAACATCTAACCAGGCTTGCGTTAGTAATCCCATTGTTACTTCGAATGAAATTATTATGACGGTAAGCAGCCAGATTACGGTAAGTGTTACTATTTCGCCTTCTGGTATCGCACAGGCATGCGAAGGCGAACCAATAACTTTTACTGCTTATCCTGTTGGCGGAGGCACCAATCCAGCCTATACATGGTATTTGAATGATAATCCTCAGATTGAAACCACTTCTTCGTTCACTTTGTTGAACCCTGCTGACGGCGACGAAGTTTACTGCAAGTTAACTTCGGATATTTTATGTGCAACCGGGAATCCTGCCCAGTCGCCGGTAACTATCGTAGAAATTGTAGCAAACCTTGTCCCCGCTGTTTCTATTGCCGACCCACCTATTATTTGCGAAGGGAATTCATTTACCGTTACGGCTATTCCTGTAAACGGTGGAACGCCTTCATATCAATGGTATTTGAATAATATTCCTGCTGGAACCAACAACGTTAATTTTGATTTTGTCCCTGCCGATGGCGACGAGGTTTATGTGGTGATGACTTCGAGTTTTAATTGTGCAACTCCCAATACTGCAACTTCAAACACCATAACTTTTGGTGTTTCAAACTCAATTCCTGTCTCCGTTACCATCTCTATTTCCGGAAATCCGGGCAATACTATTTGTGAGGGGACTACCGTAAGTTTTTTAGCCGATGGGCAAAACGGTGGGACTAATCCAACTTATGAGTGGTTTGTTAACGGAGTATCTCAGGGAGCGGCTTCCACCATTAACAGTTTTTCTTATAAACCGGTTAATAATGATATAGTAAGTTGCATTTTTAATTCCGATCTTACCAATTGTGTTACAGGAAACCCAGCTACATCCAATCTTCTTGCCATGCAGGTAGCTTCATTGGTGGATGTACAACTTTCCATCTCTTCTTCGGAAGGCAATAATATTTGCGAAGGAACAGAAGTAACCTTTACGGCTTCGCCGGTAAACGGTGGAAACAACCCTGTTTATCAGTGGACAGTAAACAATTCTCCTGTTGGAACAAACAGCAACGAATTTATTTATACTCCATCTGATAGCGATGAGGTGAATTGTTACATTGTACCCGATGTTGTTTGCCCTCCTTCAGGAACAATTTTTGCTACCCCTATTTCCTTTATTGTAAGCGAAGGTTTGGAGGTAAGCATAAGCATTACTGCCGACCTGAATACTGAAGTTTGCCAGGGCGATATTGTTGAGTTTACTGCCAATGCCAATAACGGGGGAAGCAATCCGTTGTTCGAATGGCAGGTAAACGGGAGTACAAAATCAAATAATGCCGTATTTTATTATGCTCCCTCCGACGGCGATCAGATTCAATGTCTTTATACTTCCGACCTTAATTGTGCAATAAATAACCCTGCCCATTCCAATTCTTTTTTGATGACAGTACATAATGCTCCTCAGATTGACCTAAGCAGTGAAGAATACCTTTGTGCAGGCACACCTGTTATACTCGACGCCGGAGCCGGGTTTTCCAATTACCTTTGGCAGGATGGCTCTGCCGGTCAAACTTTTACTGCTTCAGATAAAGGTATATACTGGGTACAGGTTACCGACGGTTTTGGATGTGTTGGAAACGATACGGTAGAGATGAAGTTATGTTTCTCCGATCTGAAACTGCCCAATGCATTTACTCCAAATGGCGACGGACTCAACG
- a CDS encoding DUF5655 domain-containing protein codes for MWTCPKCNRSFRKINQGHSCVVIDIASHFIGKKPELFLVYEKIYNEFENLENVSVSAARGAILFNANGTFLALKIRFNWVDVEFFLSEEHTEFPVRKTIRLSKTRFVHFVRLENTGEVDKQLIDWFKISLELVNKKINRII; via the coding sequence ATGTGGACCTGCCCTAAATGTAACCGGAGTTTTCGTAAAATCAATCAGGGGCATAGCTGTGTAGTTATTGATATTGCATCCCATTTTATTGGTAAAAAACCTGAGTTATTTTTGGTTTACGAAAAAATTTATAACGAATTTGAAAACCTGGAAAATGTCAGCGTAAGTGCTGCAAGGGGTGCCATACTGTTCAATGCAAACGGAACTTTCCTTGCATTGAAGATTCGTTTTAACTGGGTTGATGTCGAATTTTTCCTTTCCGAAGAACATACCGAATTTCCGGTAAGAAAAACCATAAGGTTGTCAAAAACAAGGTTTGTTCATTTTGTAAGGCTTGAAAATACCGGTGAAGTAGATAAGCAGTTGATTGATTGGTTTAAAATTTCCCTCGAACTGGTGAACAAAAAAATTAATCGTATAATTTAA